Within the Salvia hispanica cultivar TCC Black 2014 chromosome 4, UniMelb_Shisp_WGS_1.0, whole genome shotgun sequence genome, the region ttttgatgaaggtgaatttttatttcatctagaaaacatcattttgaattaaagatgTAATAAGATTCTTCTTgtcatgtgattttatttgaaagctatgagaaattttaattctcgaatttaattggtgtgttttaaatggatttagtcttaattggataaatgtggatttatatatccaagtgggcattttaaattaagaCTTAGCTAATCTTTTATGATATACACCTAgacattaattttaggataatgatggattaattatatctaagtaaatcctaatagtattaaaaggtaattctaataatcaagatacgttattttaactaataatgtaTGATTGTTTAAGATTGGACTTAATATCTAGATAATCTTGTTTATGTGAAGAtggaattttaattctatctatttattttagatgcttaattaaatgatcaaGTTTCGTCATTATGTTTATGTGAACCTTATGTAAATgtgtttacatgttttattgatgaatgatggatatttaatttgagttatgattttatttgttaaaatctaGTTTAACTCGTGCATCGTCTATGTACTTATTGCCTTGCATGCATAGCTAGTACATGTTTAATTNNNNNNNNNNNNNNNNNNNNNNNNNNNNNNNNNNNNNNNNNNNNNNNNNNNNNNNNNNNNNNNNNNNNNNNNNNNNNNNNNNNNNNNNNNNNNNNNNNNNctgactgtacaaaggcatgtacgctcgaagcatcttttagtatacaaaccccaacaatctcccacttatactcaaagaatgctttcgagtataccaaCCGCTTTATTGGCCTTGTGctacacattcacacacattttctcccacttatactcaaagcaGGCTTTGGCCACTATGTACTCAAAACTATAATTCTTTAAAAGAATCTACCAACATAGTTTTCTAGAGTACATAAAACGAAAATATACTTGTAATTTATAACCTTAATTCTTGCTAAGGAGCACgattatttgatcaaaatatttctagGCCCTTTGATCCAGtggaataattttatgtgcCTTTCTCAAGTGCACTTATACATATTCCTCTATCAAAATCCACTATTTTGATCCTTCTGAATTTCTACTAATTAAAGTAGAATACTTATAGcaaatataaagttttaatcatGTCGAATATgattcccaaaactttaattatataataccaACTTAACTTGGTATTAACCTTGCTATATAATTTGTGATGTAAATTTATGCATGAACATAATTACCTCATCACAATGACTAATTGGAAATTAGTccttatgacaaaataaaaccgaaTGATTgcattctttgttttatagtcataaattccaagagttcatttatttaaccatTTGTTGTGATCTTTAGAAATACTTTCTTTGGAAATCCAAaagtaattctaattttaatagcTAACTTGGAAATgtcttttaatgttattagaGTCTTAGAAAGTGTGCAATTCATCACTTCTTTCATTCTAGGGTGTGAACCCTTTTAACTCTATCAAACATTACCTTAAttccatttatgaatattctatgagacaaaatttagctcccacttttaaaagtagaaaaatactagtctcaatattctttaaggctattaaaacaatttaaatagtgCTTGGAGTTAAATTCATCctagtttaataaaatgagcTATGAAGCTCTTATTAAACACTTAGAATTTAATCATTCATTAAGAAAAGCtcccactattttaattatcactttcacaacaaaataaataaaacaataactaatcaaatagTCAACTCTAGGCTTggaacattaaaataaatttaatgtgcacactatatttactatacaagaatttctagtatttataataaatacttatcttgtttctagttgaatttaatttacttgtcttgtaatcaattattgtgattatttttcttacaccTTTATTTGAACAAACGCGATcataagatcattttattttgtattgaatccATGTCGAACATTAATGTTCTATTGActcttcaacaaaataatggttCAAAAGACTTAAGGATTAAAGAAacttaataatcaatatttctagaagaaaacttcataataattgaatcaacaaatttaatcacaagtaaacattttgatattaaccatGTTATATTTGATgtcataaataattggataatcaaaatttcatttatctaataatgcaagcattataaaatgacatcgataatccaaaaacacaattgataaactaggaataaaattccatatcaataatccatatgatatcaaaaccaaacaatatcaaaaactcttaaaattcaacaatgtaaacataaaagcaaaaataaactCTTCTGACTTGAACATGATCATCTCAAAAGTCCACCCCTTTTTCTCATCTCAGTTTGAGCATTCACAAGCTTGTTATAAAGTTCCAGAATTGAAAACGTTTTGTCgctaaacaaaatttcatctcTGACTTCATTAAAGCTATCTGGAAGCCCATCAAGGATCATTATCTTCTGGGTTTCTGGGTCAACTTTCCCCCCCGATAATAGAAGTTCATGGAAATAGCCATGCATGACTAGGACGTATTTGCCCACATCATGGCCCTCTTCCAATACCTCACTCCTTAAATGCTCCACAGCGCGACCAGCTCTTACCTTAGAGGACTTTTCTTCAAACCACTTGGGCTTGTTGACCAACGGCCTTTTGGGTTTGTCAAACCTCTCAAGGGCATTGCCAACACCGGCTAAAAGGAAGCCCTTGAGATGACATTCCGCGGTATGCCACTGATCACGAAACTCCTTGTCCTCTCCTTGTAGATGGTATGTGGGCGGACGATTCTTGCTGAGAATCAACCTCAAGTCATTGATCAAACGATCAACATCAAGCTTACTTTTCCATTCCTTAAACAATTCAGAGTCACGCTTCCTTGAACTAAGTATGGCAtaataaatatcccaagtgtCAATCATCTTTCGTTCAAGCTGAGAACAAataccaataatataaacatgtaaaatttcaaagaattgcaaataaccacaaaacaattcatcaattttacatcCACAAAAATCAAGCACAAACGTTCTTCTACTAGGAAGCCGTGTCATATTCATGCaagaaattcattatttttactggCCACAATGTCGAcagatagtccagagaccataaGAATGGCATGGCTGACTAACAATGCTAAAgcgtataaccataaaattaaGCACTAAGGATTCTTTACTTGTGCGTGAACTCCTCTAAAGAAAGGTCGAACCGGACAAGCACCTCCTCCTATAGCTCCCTCTaagcattattaaaatacaatccTTATAATTTCGCAGCAATATTGCTCCGGTAAAGACCAGTCGCGATATTactgaaaaactaattttacgattttaatAACCTTTATCTAGAGAAGTCCAAACTTACGAACTGGTAATGTTCCTCCCGTAAAGACAGGCCGGTCACTACTTCGCACTAAGACCAATTTTATGGAGGCCATATACAAACGTGTTGTAATTATcgcttcatattttcttgttggtggttttaatagtttaattatcacTTAAGCAGATAAGGCAGATATCCACAttcaaagaataattaaacatgtacTAGCTATGCATGCAAGGCAATAAGTACATAGGCGATGCACGAGTTAAACtagattttaacaaataaaatcataactcaaattaaatatccatctttcatcaataaaacatgtaaacacATTTACAAAAGGTTCACATAAACATAATGACGAAACttgatcatttaattaagcatctaaaataaatagatagaattaaaattctatcTTCACATAAACAAGATTATCTAGACATTAAGTCCAATCTTAAACAATCAtacattattagttaaaataacgtatcttgattattagaattaccttttaatactattaggatttacttagatagaattaatccatcattatcctaaaattaatgtcTAGGTGTATATCATAAAAGATTAGCTAAGTCTCAATTTAAAATGCCCACTTGGATATATAAATCCGCATTTATccaattaagactaaatccatttaaaacacaccaattaaatttgagaacTAAATTTCTCTTAGCTTTCATAAAATCACATGACAAGAAGAATCTTATTAcatctttaattcaaaatgatgttttctagatgaaataaaattcaccttcatcaaaattaaagacaaaattcaacttaataaataattaaggattttaatagcaaaattaatgctctatgaattttcatacctttaaatcacatttgatgttatctagatgaaacaaattcaccttcatcaaaattaaagataaaattcaaattaaactaggaattgaattccaattaaaatccaattaatcatttaacactttaataatttaggatttaagTAGCATGTTAATGCCAAATgaatttttcacttctttaattaaaccgatgttatctagatgaaataaaattcacctacatcatattaaagacaaaattcaaactaggaataggattccaattaaaatccatccaattattatatatgtaattttcgaaaattttaaggtttaaaacaattgaaaaactcATGTCTTTTCCTTAGGTATATATCTAGGAAATAATTCCATAAcacaccaattaaaatatagacaattttcaattaaaccttaaaattaaaacatgaaagcatattaagagaatattctttaaaattccATCCAATTAAGGAAAAGCCAAAAATTAGATCaatcaaatattgaatttccttatgttaattatcatgatattatCTAGATGGAAAGaatccatcaaaatcaactaattaacaaattaaatcaattatttgacTAATTATTCCAATTGGCAAATTTAAAGAAGacaattattctcttttaaattagaatcttgacttaattgcaaaatcattctaattaccacaagatattttaattattctaggtttaggattttaaaccaCAATTATAAATAACTTGTGCcttaagaaacaaaaacacGAAAACGAAAAACGAGACGACACGACGATGCaacccaaaaccctaattagggtttgggcCGCCACGGGCCTCGCAGCAGCCGCTGCTGCCGCGCCCGACCACCGCCGCCTCTCGCGGCTGCCGGCGCTGCTCCCACTGCAGCGTCGCCGCTTCTGACCGCCTACTCCTCTGCCGCTCCCACTGGAGCAGCCACCATTGTCCAGCGACGAAGAATCCGGCGTCGCAGACGCCGCTGCCATTGCAGCGTCACTGCTGCCCGGAGAAGAAGCTGCTGTCCGACGAGGACAACTCCTCCGCCGGCGCCCGAAGGCGACgcagctgctgctgctgctgcctGGAGTCGCTGCCGCTGCCGGAGCTGCTTGCGCAGCTCCTCGCGGCCTCCGACGTTGCAGATCTCACGGCTGCCGCTGCTGCCCGAAGACAGCGCAGCCGCTGACTGTGGCTGTCGCTGTTGCCGCTGGTCAGCCCCTGCATCGTCGCCCGAAGACGACGTAGCTGCTGGAGCTCGCTGCTGTCACGTGACTGTGCAGCCGCTGCCCGGCGCTGCTGTCCGAAGACGATGCAGTCGCTGCCGGAGCTGCTGCCCGCTGACATCTCCGACcagccgccgccgcctttTTCTCACCAGATCTGGATCTCGGATCCCTGACGAAGGCAGCCCGGTTCTAGAACACATCTAGGGTTTAATCCCTTGCGTTTATTTATTCGTTTTCGATTAATTAACTTGATTCATCGCGGTCGCTACGCTTGACCGCgatcttaaatcttaattaatcgtttcttaatttgtaacaatcttttatgttcatatcaaatatgcatatttaaacATCTAGctttttagcaatttaaattattcttgcatattaagaacataaaactatagaTCTATGAATACTTGcttagatctagaatattcttgtgaaaaactcaaataaaattcgagattcataatattctttcatcgatccaagtattcaatcatggaccactttatttcttgattcaaaaacatatattcacttaaacacatacatatatgtaatcaacaaacatataaTCTAGTACATATTACTTAGAATATATAGATCTAATGATGTTCAtcatagatctagaatatttttgtgaaaaacttgaataaaattcaagattcataatattctttcatcgatctagaacatcatatcatagatccaaaaataaaatcaagaaaaacatagatccaacacatattgcattattttcgaaaatcccaagTTTTAACactataattttcgaaaaattcaattaatcaaatacataatcagagcctaaaaattggctctgataccagttgttgggactaccgcagcggaagacacggaaaccaaacaggtcctagaacggatctatttaggtgattatgcattcgactccaatttcatgcaattaacatagatctatagatataacatcaaataaacacataatcatgcatattcgatgtagattcgattgttacctcataatccatcattggattgacgttgctagctgcaccacccggagatccttggtttatcgaccacgaatcttccgtactattcccttgtccttgattctccatccgtgtgggcggatcttacACAAGTACATCATTTAGTATTACACACGTACATTATACGCCACTTGACGTACATTATTTAGTTCTACTTAGCCTAAACATTATTCCCTGAAACATGTACTTAATTCAACAATGAATTTTGATGTATGAGTTAGTAATATGCCCTAGCCCTATGGATTGCTAAATCCTATGGTAATGGCTCTAACTCCCTTTTAGTAGTCAAGGTTTTGTTAGTGAGTCAGTACTATACCCTAGCCCCATAGATTGCTAAACCCTTTTGGGAATGGATTTAACTTCTGTCACACATTAAACTCATTGtaatctacattattcaaaGACGACATATACATTATACAACTATAATCGTACATTAATACAATCTGCATTATACGCTTAACATTGTACATTATTTGTCGAAAATTTACAAGCTATAACTTACGAAAAAAACACGAAAATCTGTAAATGTCAGACGgatttcatgaaaataaaacgataattgatgcaaaataatagtaaatacAAGAACGAACTAATCACAAACAAATACAGAAAACCATAGATGTCAATTACACGACTAATACAATAACTTTctaccaaaatttatcaataattctCGAAATCGatgaaagaattaattaaatgactttcttccattgttgaaaAAACCGAAAGGAATCGAGGGACACCACCAAATTTtgggaaagaagaaagagaaatgaacGACTGCTCTCACTAATCGGTATATTTCGAGAAGAAATATAAACCCAGAATTCTTCGATttagaaaagagagaaaagattaGGAATGAGAATGTCATCAATGGAGAACTCACGCTGAAAGTTTAGGGAGAGAAGAATGATTTCAGTGTGTAATCGTGAAAAATAATTGCTGTAATCTTTAATAGAGATAATTAAGGGAATTACCATAACAAACTAATTAGTGTATACCCAATTTGAccttttcgatttttttcaataatataattaaatacatgtgGCACTATTTtcagattaaaaaatatattaccaATTGGGTTTTTCTAAACGGAGTCTGGATACCTCATTTTTTTCGTCCACAGCCAAAGCCAACCATAAATTATTCTAATTGATATAATTCTATGAATTCCCCCAAAGAATGCATTTAATTGCAGTTCACGCTCCAATTTTTCGATGattcaatttctctttcttGGGCGAAACAGAGGATATCTCGGTCGGGGGAGAGAACGGGGAAATCCCATATGACCCAATATATCTGACAAGTCGCACTATACGTCAACCCAAGATGAATCTTCCTCTCCAGGACTTCGGAAAGGAACTTTTGGAACACCAATAGGCATggattgaaagaaaaaatgaaatactatatttCACTTTGATGTGGAAACGTAACAATATGGTTTTATTGTCTTTATAATATTGactttatgatatttattttttccatagattagaaaaatttagaaagaaatacaaaataaataaaggaaaattttTACGAATAGATCCTTCTAATGATAAATGAAGGATGGACACAAATCTGCTTCTCTTTGTTCTTACGAACAGAATTCTTCCATTATTACGAATAGAATATAGAATCCTAACCCTTGTTAGGAAGTAATCTACTTAACAGGGGAAGTCTATAGGATAGTCATAGTATAACCTTTCCAATGCAATAAAGTTACGTATGTTCATACCGTTGTATTGAATGATCCCGGCCGGTTGCTTTCCGTTCATATAATGCATACAGCTCTGGTTGCTGGTTGGGCGGGCTCGATGGCTTTGTATGAATTAGCAGTTTTTGATCCTTCTGACCCTATTCTTGATCCAATGTGGAGACAAGCTATTCGTAGAAGTGGTATCCTATTAACTTTTGTACGGGATGTAACCCCTATGCCACATAATGGCTGTAGACCTCcgaaaaattaagaaaaggAATTTGTCCACTTTTCGGGGTCTCAAAGGGGCGTGGAAACACATAAGAACTCTTGAATGGAAAGGGGATGTAACTCCAGTTCCTTCGGAAATTTCCGATAGGGGCAGTTGACAATTTCATCCGATTTTGACCATTATTTTCATATCCGTAATAGTGCGAAAAGAAGACCCGGCTCTAACTTGTTCAAGAATAGTGGCGTTCAGTCTCTCGACCTTTTGACTTAGGATTAGTCAGTTCTATTTCTAGATGGGGGCAGGGAAGGGATATAACTCAGCGGTAGAGTGTCACCTTGACGTGGTGGAAGTCATCAGTTCGAGCCTGATTATCCCTAAACCCAATGTGAGTTTTTCTATTTGGATTTGCCCCTCGCCGTGATTCAATGAGAATGGATAAGAGGCTCGTGGGATTGACGTGAGGGGGCAGGGATGGCTATATTTCTGGGAGCGAACTCCGGGCGAATATGAAGCGCATGAATACAAGTTATGCCTTCGAATGAAAGACAATTCCGAATCTGCTTTGTCTAGGAACAAGGAAGCTATAAGTAATGCAACTATGAATCTCATGGAGAGTTCGATCCTGGCTCAGGATGAACGCTGGCGGCATGCTTAACACATGCAAGTCGGACGGGAAGTGGTGTTTCCAGTGGCGGACGGGTGAGTAACGCGTAAGAACCTGCCCTTGGGAGGGGAACAACAGCTGGAAACGGCTGCTAATACCCCGTAGGCTGAGGAGCAAAAGGAGGAATCCGCCCGAGGAGGGGCTTGCGTCTGATTAGCTAGTTGGtgaatgcatgtttaaatgtataagttaacttaacaaagtctaagtctttgttttagtagaccggttgtgggcgtcgtccactttaaggtaacacggtcagttctaaacaaagaaaaagatgaatttcacaacctagttggaatttgactatccatcgagaaaggttgcaatgtcagtccgcatatttctaagccttactgaaataagatgacattggtgtggtatagcactgaacggatctaacagcaagacttgtccttaggctatctactgaaaggcgaggtcttgataaatatttgtttcttaatcaatgtaggttagcattgagcatacggtattgattatgcattactttgacttatcaaatggtgcgggtttttcgtaacccaattatcctga harbors:
- the LOC125220624 gene encoding uncharacterized protein LOC125220624, producing the protein MIDTWDIYYAILSSRKRDSELFKEWKSKLDVDRLINDLRLILSKNRPPTYHLQGEDKEFRDQWHTAECHLKGFLLAGVGNALERFDKPKRPLVNKPKWFEEKSSKVRAGRAVEHLRSEVLEEGHDVGKYVLVMHGYFHELLLSGGKVDPETQKIMILDGLPDSFNEVRDEILFSDKTFSILELYNKLVNAQTEMRKRGGLLR